One Nitrospira sp. DNA window includes the following coding sequences:
- a CDS encoding Two-component transcriptional response regulator, AtoC family — translation MHILVIDDEEFVRLVVEQALREEGCDVQTAGGGQQGLDRLRAASFDCIITDLRMPGIDGRAILRWVKEHQPDVDVIVLTGHGNVKDAVAAIKDGAWDFLIKDTPFDGAAVKAALAKLRTVRGLRRENLAARLGGYRQDTIVAGVSQAWRTLQAQVARVAPSLAPVLIQGETGSGKEVVARLLHAQSRRAGGPCIAVNCGAISRELLESELFGYEKGAFTGAVTAKPGLLAAAEGGSLFLDEVGEMPGPMQVSLLRVLDRNEYRPVGSTRTLRADVRIICATNRDLQELVLQGRFRDDLLYRINTVTLPVPPLRERREDLPALVGHMLNNLHMPGATARTVSQAALELLTTYRWPGNVRELRNVIERIVLMSPNRGPITREEVLQVLPRTPWTTPDDPTQLPLDEIERLHIERVLKACGGNKTKAAQTLHIDYKTLLAKLKKYELPG, via the coding sequence ATGCACATCCTCGTCATCGACGATGAAGAATTCGTCCGCCTCGTCGTGGAACAGGCGCTTCGCGAAGAAGGCTGCGACGTGCAGACGGCCGGAGGCGGGCAACAGGGCCTCGATCGCCTCCGTGCCGCTTCATTCGACTGTATCATCACCGATCTCCGCATGCCGGGCATCGATGGGCGCGCGATCCTCCGTTGGGTGAAAGAACATCAACCGGATGTCGATGTGATCGTGTTGACCGGTCACGGGAATGTGAAGGATGCCGTCGCGGCCATCAAAGACGGCGCGTGGGATTTTCTCATCAAAGACACCCCGTTCGACGGCGCAGCCGTCAAGGCCGCCCTCGCCAAGCTCCGGACGGTCCGCGGGCTTCGACGCGAGAACCTGGCCGCACGCCTCGGAGGCTATCGGCAGGATACGATCGTCGCGGGTGTGAGCCAGGCCTGGCGGACGTTGCAGGCTCAAGTCGCTCGGGTCGCCCCCTCGCTGGCACCGGTGCTCATTCAAGGGGAAACCGGTTCCGGAAAAGAAGTCGTGGCGCGCCTGCTGCACGCCCAGAGCCGCCGAGCCGGAGGTCCCTGCATCGCCGTCAATTGCGGGGCGATCAGTCGCGAGTTGCTGGAGAGCGAATTATTCGGATACGAGAAGGGCGCGTTTACCGGTGCCGTGACGGCAAAGCCCGGGCTGCTCGCCGCCGCCGAGGGTGGATCGCTGTTTCTGGATGAAGTCGGCGAAATGCCGGGGCCGATGCAGGTGAGCTTGCTGCGCGTTCTGGACCGCAACGAATACCGCCCCGTCGGCAGCACGCGCACACTTCGGGCCGATGTCCGCATCATCTGTGCGACCAATCGAGACTTGCAAGAGCTGGTACTGCAAGGCCGATTTCGAGACGACCTCCTCTATCGCATCAACACCGTCACCCTCCCGGTTCCGCCCTTGAGGGAACGGCGCGAGGACCTCCCGGCCCTCGTCGGCCATATGCTGAACAACCTCCACATGCCGGGAGCGACGGCGCGAACGGTCTCTCAGGCGGCGCTCGAACTCCTGACGACCTACCGTTGGCCCGGCAACGTCCGCGAGTTGCGCAATGTCATCGAACGCATCGTGCTCATGAGCCCGAACCGCGGACCGATCACCCGCGAGGAGGTGCTGCAGGTGCTTCCTCGAACACCATGGACGACCCCCGACGATCCCACGCAACTTCCGCTCGACGAGATCGAACGGCTGCACATCGAACGTGTGCTCAAGGCCTGCGGCGGCAACAAAACCAAAGCCGCCCAGACCCTCCACATCGACTACAAGACCCTGCTGGCCAAGCTGAAAAAATACGAACTGCCCGGCTGA